A region of Allocoleopsis franciscana PCC 7113 DNA encodes the following proteins:
- a CDS encoding CBS domain-containing protein, whose protein sequence is MQPNDPLIYSPALEEAIDRNPLIVTPDTLLLDVIALMSQARGSRCSLTEANTPLESIPSYEGHSSSVLVMEDNQLLGIFTERDIVWLTADGIPFEGIKISEVMTQPVLTMPESNFQDVFAAIFLFRRNQVRHLVIVDDQNQLMGIVSQESIRRMLRPANLLKLRRVSEVMTTQMIHAPATTSVLNLARLMAEQRVSCVVITQENGYGGFFPLGIVTERDIVQFQALRLNLAQTLAQTVMSTPLFLLHPQDTLWKAHQEMQRRRVRRLVVSWDLGRGWGIITQSNLMRVFDPVEMYGVIEILQRTIEQLEAEKAELLQSHKAELEQHLPYLPAQLNQQAD, encoded by the coding sequence ATGCAACCTAACGATCCACTGATTTATTCCCCCGCCTTAGAGGAAGCCATTGATCGTAACCCCCTGATTGTGACACCAGACACCTTACTATTAGACGTGATCGCATTAATGAGTCAGGCACGAGGGAGTCGTTGTTCGCTGACTGAGGCGAATACTCCCTTAGAGTCAATCCCTAGCTATGAGGGGCACTCTAGCAGTGTTTTAGTCATGGAGGACAACCAGTTACTAGGAATCTTTACAGAACGGGATATCGTGTGGCTCACCGCTGATGGCATACCCTTCGAGGGCATAAAAATTTCTGAAGTAATGACTCAGCCAGTGCTAACCATGCCTGAATCGAATTTTCAGGATGTCTTTGCTGCCATATTCCTATTTCGTCGGAATCAGGTTCGCCATCTGGTGATTGTGGACGATCAAAATCAACTGATGGGAATTGTCTCACAAGAAAGCATTCGTCGTATGCTTCGACCCGCCAACCTGCTGAAGTTGCGGCGTGTGTCAGAAGTGATGACAACTCAGATGATTCATGCCCCGGCAACGACTTCCGTATTAAATTTAGCCCGACTCATGGCAGAGCAACGAGTCAGTTGTGTTGTGATTACACAAGAAAATGGCTATGGAGGGTTTTTTCCGCTAGGGATTGTGACAGAGCGAGATATTGTGCAATTTCAAGCTCTCAGGCTGAATTTAGCCCAGACGTTAGCTCAAACCGTGATGAGTACACCGCTATTTTTGCTCCACCCCCAAGATACGTTATGGAAAGCTCATCAGGAGATGCAACGACGGCGTGTTAGACGATTGGTGGTGTCGTGGGATTTGGGAAGAGGGTGGGGAATCATTACTCAAAGCAACCTGATGCGAGTGTTCGATCCGGTGGAAATGTATGGTGTAATCGAAATATTGCAACGAACCATCGAGCAGTTAGAAGCGGAAAAAGCTGAACTCTTGCAAAGTCACAAAGCTGAATTAGAGCAACACCTGCCCTACCTTCCAGCTCAATTGAACCAACAGGCTGATTGA
- a CDS encoding pantothenate kinase, with product MNESWLALMIGNSRLHWAWFIGNTLQEAWDTKHLPASAIQQLIQYGVSGILPDAILPPQVVSGQLSDTINVLPLYLASVVPSQTTLWQTYPSVNVITLAQVPLLGLYLTLGIDRALALLGAGETLGYPVLVIDAGTALTLTGADADCQLIGGAILPGLGLQLKSLTRDTAALPATQLPTQLPPRWAMQTASAIESGVIYTVLAGIREFIEDWQSRFPTSQIVLTGGDSPVLLSYLQSLYPEMARHVICNPHLIFGGIQSVRLKMAS from the coding sequence GTGAACGAAAGCTGGCTGGCGTTAATGATTGGAAATTCCCGCTTACACTGGGCTTGGTTTATCGGTAACACCCTTCAGGAAGCCTGGGATACAAAGCATTTACCAGCGTCAGCTATTCAGCAGCTCATTCAGTATGGGGTGTCCGGCATTTTGCCAGATGCAATCCTTCCACCTCAAGTGGTTTCTGGGCAATTATCGGACACAATCAACGTGTTACCTCTCTATCTCGCTTCGGTGGTTCCCAGCCAGACAACGCTTTGGCAAACCTACCCATCGGTAAACGTGATTACCCTAGCCCAAGTCCCCCTTTTGGGACTTTATCTTACCTTGGGAATTGACCGTGCCCTGGCGTTATTGGGTGCAGGTGAGACGTTGGGTTATCCGGTGCTAGTGATTGATGCAGGTACGGCACTGACATTGACGGGTGCGGATGCTGACTGTCAGTTGATCGGGGGAGCCATTTTACCGGGGCTGGGGTTACAGTTAAAGTCTCTAACACGAGACACCGCCGCCCTACCTGCCACCCAACTCCCCACCCAGCTACCGCCCCGTTGGGCAATGCAGACAGCGTCAGCGATTGAGAGTGGTGTGATTTACACGGTATTGGCGGGAATACGAGAGTTTATAGAAGACTGGCAATCTCGGTTCCCTACGAGTCAAATCGTTCTTACGGGCGGCGACTCACCTGTACTGCTGAGCTATCTTCAATCCCTGTATCCTGAAATGGCACGTCATGTCATCTGTAACCCCCACTTGATTTTTGGGGGAATCCAGTCAGTGAGGTTGAAAATGGCAAGTTAG
- a CDS encoding alpha/beta fold hydrolase produces MNLPLRNSRIRLPLGQVFWREVGRGPILVFLHGSWHDGSQWLPVIDQLSEHYHCFALDLLGFGESERAKLHYSIQLEVECLFQYLEALHLPEVYLVGHSLGGWIAASYALKHRENVNGLMLIAPEGVQTPRKRQSGGWTKWLIGRPPIAYLILRCLHPLAGLFGRHQSIERTLKWRKQILSSPTACKLLFQRRRAEIQAELLQEQLEWLNVPTVILQGAQDAPDAIAQSQVYATQIPKAHFQMVESGENNLPEALPGLLAGHIHDFVNRVEGLKVEVEG; encoded by the coding sequence ATGAATCTACCCTTACGCAATTCTCGAATTAGGCTACCCTTAGGGCAAGTTTTCTGGCGTGAAGTCGGTCGAGGGCCGATTCTCGTATTTCTCCATGGCTCTTGGCACGATGGCAGTCAGTGGCTACCTGTGATCGATCAGTTAAGTGAGCATTACCATTGCTTTGCCCTTGACTTGTTAGGGTTTGGCGAATCTGAACGAGCTAAACTCCACTACTCGATCCAATTAGAAGTTGAGTGTTTGTTTCAATATCTAGAGGCATTACATTTACCAGAGGTGTATTTAGTCGGTCACTCTTTGGGCGGCTGGATTGCAGCGAGTTATGCGTTGAAACATCGGGAAAATGTTAACGGTCTCATGTTAATCGCACCCGAAGGCGTTCAGACACCCAGAAAGCGCCAGAGTGGAGGATGGACAAAGTGGTTGATTGGGCGTCCCCCCATCGCCTATCTCATTCTGCGCTGCCTCCATCCCCTAGCAGGGTTGTTCGGGCGTCACCAATCCATTGAGCGAACGCTAAAATGGCGCAAACAAATCCTCAGTTCACCCACCGCCTGCAAGCTTTTATTCCAACGACGGAGAGCAGAAATTCAAGCGGAATTATTGCAAGAACAACTCGAATGGCTTAATGTGCCGACGGTGATTTTGCAGGGGGCACAAGATGCTCCGGATGCGATCGCCCAATCTCAAGTCTATGCCACCCAAATTCCCAAAGCCCACTTCCAAATGGTTGAATCAGGGGAGAATAACTTACCCGAAGCCTTACCGGGTTTATTAGCTGGGCATATTCATGATTTTGTCAATCGGGTTGAAGGATTGAAGGTTGAAGTTGAAGGCTGA
- a CDS encoding NUDIX hydrolase — protein MRRTWQFVQTVLGIIFRHPVTGTSIIPILPNGQIVLIQRRDNGKWGLPGGMVNWGQDLLTTVTRELKEETGLELLKVRRLVGIYSAPDRDPRIHSICVVVEADVQGTMQVQDTLEISDVKAFDRSAIPLGELSHDHDQQMQDYFDGKTTFA, from the coding sequence ATGCGTCGAACATGGCAATTTGTGCAAACGGTATTGGGAATTATATTCCGCCATCCTGTCACGGGTACGAGTATCATCCCGATTTTGCCGAATGGGCAAATTGTGCTGATCCAGCGTCGTGACAATGGTAAATGGGGACTACCAGGAGGAATGGTGAACTGGGGTCAAGATTTACTAACCACCGTAACGCGTGAGTTAAAAGAAGAGACCGGCTTAGAGTTGCTCAAGGTTCGTCGATTGGTTGGGATTTACTCTGCGCCTGATCGCGATCCCAGGATTCATTCCATCTGTGTTGTAGTAGAAGCCGATGTTCAAGGAACAATGCAAGTCCAGGATACCTTAGAAATCAGTGATGTCAAAGCGTTTGACCGCTCAGCTATCCCCCTAGGTGAGCTTAGCCATGACCATGACCAACAGATGCAGGACTACTTCGATGGCAAGACAACCTTCGCTTAA
- the argH gene encoding argininosuccinate lyase — protein MTEQTTWSQRFESALHPAIACFNASIGFDIELIEYDLTGSVAHAKMLAHTGIISPEEGEKLVAGLEQIRQEYRQGNFNPGIDAEDVHFAVERRLTEIAGDVGKKLHTARSRNDQVGTDTRLYLRAQISQIRIQLREFQSVLLNIAEANVETLIPGYTHLQRAQPLSLAHHLLAYFEMLQRDWERLGEIAQRVNTSPLGCGALAGTTFPIDRHYTASLLEFAGVYRNSLDGVSDRDFAIEFLCAASLILVHLSRLSEEIILWASQEFGFVTLKDTCSTGSSIMPQKKNPDVPELVRGKTGRVFGHLQAMLVLMKGLPLAYNKDLQEDKEALFDTVKTVTGCLEAMTILLREGMEFKSERLAEAVDEDFSNATDVADYLASKGIPFREAYNLVGKVVRTCLQSDKLLKDLSLEEWQALHPAFEGDIYQAIAPTQVVAARNSYGGTGFEQVRQALQEARDRLVSGSSS, from the coding sequence GTGACTGAACAAACAACCTGGAGCCAACGGTTTGAATCCGCGCTACATCCAGCCATCGCTTGCTTCAATGCCAGTATTGGCTTCGATATTGAATTGATTGAGTACGACCTCACGGGTTCTGTGGCTCATGCCAAAATGCTGGCTCATACCGGCATTATTTCCCCAGAAGAGGGGGAGAAACTCGTCGCCGGTTTAGAACAAATTCGCCAAGAATACCGCCAAGGCAACTTTAATCCCGGTATTGATGCCGAGGATGTTCACTTTGCGGTGGAGCGACGCCTGACGGAGATTGCCGGAGATGTGGGGAAAAAGTTGCACACGGCGCGATCTCGCAACGACCAAGTGGGTACCGATACCCGACTCTACCTCCGCGCTCAAATTAGCCAAATTCGTATCCAGTTGCGTGAGTTCCAAAGCGTCCTCCTCAACATTGCCGAAGCCAACGTAGAAACTCTAATTCCCGGCTACACGCACCTACAACGTGCCCAACCGCTGAGTTTAGCTCATCACCTTCTAGCTTACTTTGAAATGCTCCAGCGGGACTGGGAGCGCCTGGGCGAGATCGCGCAGCGAGTGAATACTTCTCCCTTGGGATGTGGGGCGCTAGCGGGGACAACGTTTCCCATCGACCGCCACTATACCGCCTCGCTCTTGGAATTTGCGGGGGTGTATCGTAACAGTTTGGATGGGGTGAGCGATCGCGATTTTGCGATCGAATTCCTGTGCGCTGCTAGCTTAATTCTGGTACACCTGAGCCGATTATCCGAGGAAATTATTCTTTGGGCGTCTCAGGAATTTGGCTTTGTGACTCTCAAAGACACCTGTTCCACTGGCTCCAGTATCATGCCCCAAAAGAAAAACCCGGATGTGCCGGAACTGGTACGGGGGAAAACAGGGCGTGTCTTCGGGCATCTCCAAGCCATGTTGGTGTTGATGAAAGGGTTACCTCTGGCTTACAACAAAGACTTGCAAGAGGACAAAGAAGCGCTGTTTGACACGGTTAAAACCGTGACAGGATGTCTCGAAGCCATGACCATTCTGTTGCGGGAGGGCATGGAATTCAAGAGCGAACGGTTAGCAGAAGCTGTGGATGAAGACTTCTCTAACGCCACCGATGTTGCCGATTATTTAGCCTCCAAAGGTATTCCTTTTCGGGAAGCTTACAACTTAGTGGGTAAGGTGGTGAGGACTTGCCTCCAGAGTGATAAATTGCTCAAGGATTTAAGCCTGGAGGAATGGCAGGCACTGCACCCAGCCTTTGAGGGTGATATTTATCAAGCGATCGCACCCACTCAGGTGGTTGCGGCACGTAACAGCTATGGCGGTACGGGTTTTGAGCAGGTACGTCAAGCTCTACAAGAGGCACGCGATCGCCTTGTCTCAGGCTCGTCATCCTAA
- a CDS encoding GAF domain-containing SpoIIE family protein phosphatase, with protein sequence MTARPAPRQPSSSTDSNSHKTTAEGTPVSALKELVARLHREQHKIQDLLSSLGFALRSFNNLNQFLELIPLMAARVTDADGGALILFKPNGQVRLEQLHCQESQACNNIRKAIEKATREVRATNSDGGTDSNAPVPLELLQTSLDDQVSQSLGADVQLFGTPILIRNSERGRLYVFSHDSNYNWTPTRQKLVRLVADQTAVAIANDELTVELRKKERLDRELEIGAEIQLRLLPRQCPEIEGVELAAMCKTASRVGGDYYDFIPANYDQFRSKKPDDQEVTDCKRASLPWSVVIGDVMGKGVPAGLIMTMTRGMLRAEVLNRHSPGRILEHLNRVMYADLENSHRFVTLFYSEYDPQTQLLTYSNAAHNPPFLWQASTQSIHRLDTEGMLIGLEADSQYEDAQVQLAPGDTIIYYTDGFTDAANQSGERFDEENLIQAFQWACEHCSGSQAILDYLFEQVQQFIGSTNPHGDDMTLVVMQVKSTE encoded by the coding sequence ATGACAGCACGGCCTGCTCCGCGCCAACCCTCAAGCTCAACTGACAGCAATAGCCATAAAACTACTGCTGAAGGAACACCTGTTTCTGCCCTGAAAGAACTAGTGGCACGCTTACACCGGGAACAACACAAGATTCAAGATTTGTTGAGCTCACTAGGGTTTGCCCTACGAAGCTTTAACAATTTGAATCAATTTTTGGAGTTGATTCCATTGATGGCGGCGCGGGTAACGGATGCCGATGGTGGTGCTTTAATTTTGTTCAAGCCCAACGGTCAAGTTAGGCTAGAGCAGCTACATTGCCAAGAAAGCCAAGCTTGTAACAATATTCGTAAAGCGATTGAAAAGGCAACCCGTGAAGTCAGAGCAACGAACAGTGATGGGGGAACTGACTCGAATGCACCCGTACCCTTAGAACTACTTCAGACATCCCTCGATGATCAGGTGAGCCAAAGCCTAGGAGCAGATGTGCAGCTATTTGGGACACCAATTCTGATTCGCAATAGCGAGCGAGGTCGTCTTTATGTGTTTAGCCATGATTCTAATTACAACTGGACTCCAACGCGACAGAAATTAGTGCGATTGGTCGCCGACCAAACCGCCGTTGCCATCGCTAATGATGAACTTACCGTCGAACTGCGTAAGAAAGAGCGGTTGGATCGAGAGTTAGAAATTGGTGCGGAAATTCAACTGCGCCTTCTACCGCGCCAATGTCCTGAGATTGAGGGGGTGGAATTGGCGGCGATGTGTAAAACCGCTAGCCGAGTCGGTGGCGACTACTACGATTTTATTCCCGCCAACTACGACCAATTCCGTTCTAAAAAGCCCGATGATCAAGAAGTAACAGACTGCAAACGAGCCTCTTTGCCTTGGAGTGTTGTGATTGGCGATGTCATGGGGAAAGGCGTCCCCGCTGGCTTGATTATGACGATGACGCGAGGGATGCTCCGAGCAGAAGTTCTAAATCGTCACTCCCCAGGGCGGATTTTAGAGCACTTGAATCGGGTAATGTATGCTGACTTGGAAAACTCCCATCGGTTTGTCACGCTGTTCTATTCCGAGTACGACCCTCAGACGCAACTTCTGACTTATAGTAATGCCGCCCATAATCCACCCTTCTTGTGGCAGGCATCAACCCAATCCATCCATCGCTTAGATACCGAGGGTATGCTGATTGGCCTAGAGGCCGATTCTCAGTATGAAGATGCTCAAGTGCAGTTAGCCCCTGGAGATACAATCATTTACTACACCGACGGGTTTACTGATGCGGCAAATCAATCTGGCGAGCGCTTTGATGAGGAAAATCTGATACAAGCTTTCCAGTGGGCGTGTGAGCATTGCAGTGGTTCTCAAGCCATTTTGGATTACCTGTTTGAGCAAGTGCAACAGTTTATTGGTTCAACAAACCCTCACGGAGATGATATGACCTTGGTCGTGATGCAGGTAAAATCTACCGAGTGA
- the mraY gene encoding phospho-N-acetylmuramoyl-pentapeptide-transferase has protein sequence MVDAKLSSGRSLNPTGPRLLTLLTIGLSLGALILDWTAGRSLISDFSMTLPLLMCAIITAALGYWAVPLLQALKMGQIIREEGPQSHLRKAGTPTMGGLFFVPVAVVVALLWSGLVMRGQDFGSVLAVCLVTLAYAGVGWLDDWQIVRRRSNKGISPRTKLALQMGVGALFCLWLACTQSASITTINLPLGLAIPLGFLFWPFAVFVQVAESNATNLTDGVDGLAAGTCAIALLGLGAIVGPTAPGLMVFCACMAGTCLGFVVHNRNPATVFMGDTGSLALGGALAAVGLLSQNVWGLFIISGIFFIESVSVIAQVGYYKATKDGNGIGKRLLKMSPYHNHLELSGWSETQIVGVFYLMNGLLAFLSLAMKMGR, from the coding sequence GTGGTTGATGCAAAGTTATCTTCTGGACGGTCGTTAAATCCAACCGGTCCCAGACTTCTGACGTTACTGACCATTGGTTTGAGCCTGGGAGCATTAATACTAGATTGGACAGCGGGGCGATCGCTCATATCAGATTTCTCAATGACCTTACCGCTGTTGATGTGCGCCATCATTACGGCTGCTCTCGGCTACTGGGCAGTGCCTCTTTTACAAGCTCTAAAAATGGGGCAGATTATCCGCGAGGAAGGACCCCAATCACATCTACGTAAAGCAGGCACCCCGACCATGGGTGGCCTGTTTTTTGTTCCCGTGGCCGTGGTTGTTGCCCTCCTGTGGTCAGGATTAGTGATGAGGGGGCAAGACTTTGGCTCTGTATTAGCGGTCTGTTTGGTCACCCTTGCCTATGCTGGAGTCGGCTGGCTGGATGATTGGCAAATTGTCCGACGCCGTTCCAATAAAGGAATTTCACCCCGCACGAAACTGGCGCTGCAAATGGGCGTCGGTGCATTGTTTTGTTTATGGCTGGCTTGCACCCAATCCGCAAGTATCACCACTATTAACTTACCATTAGGGCTAGCCATACCCCTAGGCTTCTTGTTTTGGCCGTTTGCTGTTTTTGTACAGGTAGCCGAAAGCAATGCTACCAATCTTACCGATGGTGTGGATGGATTGGCAGCCGGAACTTGTGCGATCGCCCTTTTAGGATTGGGCGCGATCGTTGGCCCCACTGCACCGGGTTTAATGGTGTTCTGTGCTTGTATGGCTGGCACTTGCCTGGGCTTTGTTGTCCATAACCGCAACCCAGCTACGGTATTTATGGGTGATACGGGTTCTTTGGCCTTAGGAGGAGCACTAGCCGCTGTCGGTCTTTTATCTCAAAACGTTTGGGGCTTATTTATCATCAGCGGTATTTTCTTTATAGAGTCCGTTTCCGTGATTGCCCAAGTGGGTTACTACAAAGCGACCAAGGATGGGAATGGCATTGGTAAGCGTTTATTGAAAATGTCACCGTATCATAACCATCTTGAACTCAGCGGTTGGTCAGAAACACAGATTGTTGGTGTGTTTTATCTAATGAATGGTCTTCTCGCGTTTTTGAGTTTGGCGATGAAGATGGGTCGTTGA